In Bacteroidota bacterium, a single genomic region encodes these proteins:
- a CDS encoding ABC transporter substrate-binding protein, with the protein MEIINYKLKIINCFLLLAVMLSGVEASFSQQFQPTPIKKSEKIETIDGKKFYIHHVEKSQTLYSIAKTYGTTVDIVLSNNPDAIDGLKAGDKLKIPFLAEAKKEITAIKDIKENIIHPVSTASTIPTIPLQNKDTVVKPIADIHVAVFLPLSLSAMENRNAENFPEETKMGIEFYEGIKMAYDSLKKQGFKGHLHIYDAGVDSAGMAKLLSKPELKTMNLFIGPLSSKKFEAVLKIARENKINIVSPTLQGNTILLGNPNVSKTTPSYATQAEALAKYAAEKFAGQNIILFNSASAKDKPYINMFRKTINPLLKKANADTVKEVTFTTLKDFLIHAETQPNPNKEIKTFKVLSAKPNIVVIPSTNPSIVTEAVNKLFLYTQQNGDSIIVLGMSNFQEIESLDFGYLNALHVIISSYELVDYNNPQTKKIILNYRSDYKTEPTRYVFSGFDAGYFYLSGLQKYGTALQSKLPELKQKGIQTEFNFVQSDIASGYENKGVGIMKFENYSYTRVK; encoded by the coding sequence ATGGAAATTATAAATTATAAATTAAAAATTATAAATTGTTTTTTGCTTTTGGCTGTCATGCTGAGTGGAGTCGAAGCATCTTTTTCACAGCAATTCCAGCCAACTCCAATAAAAAAATCAGAGAAGATAGAAACCATTGACGGAAAAAAATTTTACATCCATCACGTAGAAAAAAGTCAAACCCTCTACTCTATTGCCAAAACATATGGAACAACCGTTGACATTGTTCTCTCAAACAATCCCGATGCCATTGACGGATTGAAAGCCGGAGATAAATTAAAAATTCCTTTCCTTGCTGAAGCGAAGAAGGAAATAACGGCAATAAAAGATATAAAGGAAAACATTATTCACCCTGTTTCCACTGCTTCCACTATTCCCACTATTCCCCTTCAGAACAAAGACACCGTTGTGAAACCCATCGCAGACATTCACGTGGCGGTTTTTCTTCCGCTTTCCCTTTCCGCTATGGAAAACAGGAACGCGGAAAATTTTCCCGAAGAAACAAAAATGGGAATTGAGTTCTACGAAGGAATAAAAATGGCATACGATTCACTGAAGAAGCAGGGCTTCAAAGGTCATCTGCATATTTACGATGCAGGCGTTGACTCAGCGGGAATGGCGAAACTTCTTTCCAAACCTGAACTGAAGACAATGAATTTGTTCATCGGTCCGCTTTCGTCAAAAAAGTTTGAAGCCGTGCTGAAGATTGCCAGAGAAAATAAAATCAACATCGTCTCCCCCACTCTGCAGGGAAATACTATTCTCCTCGGAAATCCGAATGTGAGCAAAACAACTCCCTCGTATGCCACGCAGGCGGAAGCGCTGGCAAAATACGCGGCAGAAAAATTTGCCGGGCAAAATATTATTCTGTTCAACAGCGCAAGCGCGAAGGACAAGCCGTATATAAACATGTTCCGAAAAACGATTAACCCGCTGCTGAAAAAAGCAAATGCCGACACGGTGAAAGAAGTTACGTTCACCACGCTCAAGGATTTTCTCATTCATGCCGAAACGCAGCCCAATCCGAACAAGGAAATAAAAACATTCAAGGTGCTGAGCGCAAAGCCGAACATTGTGGTGATTCCTTCTACCAATCCGTCCATTGTAACGGAAGCGGTGAATAAATTATTTCTCTATACGCAGCAGAATGGGGACAGCATAATCGTGCTTGGCATGAGCAACTTTCAGGAAATAGAAAGTTTGGATTTTGGCTATCTGAATGCACTGCACGTCATCATTTCTTCCTATGAATTGGTTGATTACAATAATCCGCAAACGAAAAAGATTATTCTCAACTACCGAAGCGATTATAAAACCGAGCCCACGCGCTATGTGTTTTCAGGATTTGATGCGGGGTATTTTTATTTAAGCGGCTTGCAGAAATACGGAACCGCTCTTCAATCAAAACTTCCTGAACTGAAACAAAAAGGAATTCAAACCGAATTTAACTTCGTTCAATCGGATATTGCAAGCGGTTACGAAAATAAAGGAGTGGGAATTATGAAGTTTGAGAATTATTCCTACACGCGGGTAAAATAA
- the guaA gene encoding glutamine-hydrolyzing GMP synthase, with translation MQQTILILDFGSQYTQLIARKVRELNVYCEIHPFNFVENHNFQITNYKGIILSGSPFSVRQKNSPQPDLNLLRGKIPVLGVCYGAQLLAHQCGGEVQPSKHREYGRANLSFVNNDSLLFKNISLHSQVWMSHADTIISAPENFEIVANTNDVKYAGFHIQGEKTYGIQFHPEVYHTTEGLTLLKNFVVDICKCSQSWTPSSFIETTVEELQLKLGEDKVVMALSGGVDSTVAAMLLHKAIGKHLFCIFVDNGLLRKDEFKNVLHSYKDMGLNIKGVEAKKLFYKALKGKKDPEAKRKAIGKTFIEVFDKEAHKIKNVNWLGQGTIYPDVIESISVKGPSATIKSHHNVGGLPKKMKMKVVEPLNTLFKDEVRRVGKELGIEGFILGRHPFPGPGLGIRILGEVTEEKVRILQEVDHIFIDGLKTAGLYNNVWQAGTILTPIKSVGVMGDERTYENVVALRAVTSTDGMTADWCHLPYEFLAKVSSEIINKVKGVNRVVYDISSKPPATIEWE, from the coding sequence ATGCAGCAAACCATTCTCATTCTTGATTTCGGTTCTCAATACACGCAGTTGATTGCGCGCAAGGTGCGCGAGTTGAATGTGTATTGCGAAATTCATCCATTCAACTTTGTTGAAAATCACAATTTCCAAATAACAAATTACAAAGGAATAATTTTATCCGGCAGCCCTTTCTCGGTTCGCCAGAAAAATTCTCCCCAACCCGATTTGAATTTGCTCAGAGGAAAGATTCCCGTGCTCGGAGTTTGTTATGGCGCGCAATTGCTCGCCCATCAGTGTGGCGGAGAAGTTCAGCCATCGAAGCACCGTGAATACGGAAGAGCAAATCTTTCGTTCGTGAATAATGATTCGCTTCTGTTCAAAAATATTTCCCTCCACTCGCAGGTATGGATGAGCCATGCCGATACCATTATCAGCGCGCCTGAGAATTTTGAAATAGTTGCAAATACAAATGACGTGAAGTATGCGGGCTTTCACATTCAAGGAGAAAAAACGTACGGCATACAATTTCATCCCGAAGTGTATCACACCACGGAAGGATTAACGCTGCTGAAAAACTTTGTAGTTGATATTTGTAAATGTTCGCAATCATGGACTCCTTCTTCTTTCATTGAAACCACCGTTGAAGAATTACAACTGAAACTCGGAGAGGATAAAGTGGTGATGGCGCTTTCAGGCGGAGTGGATTCCACGGTGGCGGCAATGCTGCTGCACAAAGCCATCGGCAAACATCTCTTCTGCATTTTTGTGGATAACGGACTTCTGCGCAAAGATGAATTCAAAAACGTGCTGCACTCTTACAAGGACATGGGCTTAAACATAAAAGGAGTGGAAGCGAAGAAACTTTTTTACAAAGCGCTCAAAGGGAAAAAAGACCCGGAAGCAAAACGCAAAGCAATCGGAAAAACTTTCATTGAAGTGTTCGACAAAGAAGCGCATAAAATAAAAAATGTAAACTGGCTCGGGCAAGGCACCATTTATCCCGATGTGATTGAAAGCATTTCTGTAAAAGGTCCTTCGGCAACCATTAAATCGCATCACAACGTTGGCGGGCTTCCCAAGAAAATGAAAATGAAGGTTGTTGAACCGCTGAACACACTATTCAAGGATGAAGTAAGAAGAGTTGGAAAGGAACTTGGCATTGAAGGATTTATACTTGGCAGGCATCCCTTCCCCGGTCCCGGCCTCGGAATCAGAATATTGGGAGAAGTAACGGAAGAAAAAGTACGCATCTTGCAAGAGGTTGACCACATTTTTATTGACGGATTAAAAACAGCAGGGCTTTATAATAATGTTTGGCAGGCGGGTACAATTCTTACTCCTATCAAAAGCGTTGGGGTGATGGGCGATGAACGCACGTATGAAAATGTGGTTGCGCTGCGCGCGGTAACTTCCACCGATGGAATGACTGCCGATTGGTGCCATCTTCCCTATGAGTTTCTTGCAAAAGTTTCGAGCGAAATAATTAATAAAGTAAAAGGCGTGAACCGCGTGGTGTACGATATAAGTTCAAAACCGCCCGCAACAATTGAATGGGAGTAA
- a CDS encoding T9SS type A sorting domain-containing protein translates to MKRKKTNRSFLSGTGVFLRLVFFFCFLLLSEKGFSATYYAIETGSGLWSDPTAWSAVSSTGASCGCVPAATDNVIIEGKNVNNTMTVDGVFSITDVTIGSGGGNDKKFATLTVNAAASLTMTGDLQINVGNSGQTYILDAGGGTINVNGTFSYWGTGGQDNITISTGTITFVPVVNLTGGGQNIIFSGAGIINFNNDFTYALDQTSFVTVAGSTVNFAGNYTQNSKNMTFNAASIENFTVTGKTITPNKNIFFGIVNIASSVTTTLASAAGQTEVQGNFTLNSSAAFTANAWTTCAGGNALKCFYVLGDVTLNSGSTFTLNENMKIAGNWTNNGATFSGGGNEVTFEGFGISIGGTSATTFPTLNIGDKVNNINVTLNQNCTCSYLVMDADNSVRTLTFGPSNPTMTVTNDVTINQPTGGFTDLLDVAGGTLTVNGNLVFAGNNNTTNRIGKLNVSSGTFTLSGNVTWMANAVEATEVISLGSGSMTFANSLSMPQQSGTFNITGSGTVNFNGAAAPSFDLNQTSGGVPNAVFSNSFGSTINFNNGFRNANAAVVLADGSTAVFTGSGTVTPSAAITFGNVQINAASTVTLAGNISVTDNWTNLGGTFTPGTNTVTFNGTAAQTITKAGGEIFYSVTSNCTGPVTLANDVTVTNTLTMTAGNYNLNGKTLTLGNAAASSTLSYTNGIAYGGTFRRSWVSGTAVTSTNYGLFPVGTSTDYRPVKIYSGTPTANAYISATHTDAISSTDVSFNEPPLVMRVHNMKSTLSYSANPGGTYSIDVYFTALSSIGTTSDMRLMTYTGAVVGAKGTHAAAGGTVSAPIGKRTSLAGADLQNDWVIGTINSDPVTGTPLRQPYYSIKPSGNWSDATPGNATWSFTYGGPSCDCMPTPGALVVVTTGNPVILNVAASPDYLIIENGSNLVGTSNLTVNYDLQVQGTGYFAPTGGTWAVTKNLTFTGGSSSTTTPAATMTVGQELTMPVGSTLTLGQNFSVSGSVLLDGTIAGGTRTITLNGVSKNISGAGSVTGSGTISVTGDKSILSGSILTFGSSTSSAFSIADAVTTVTNNGTVTLSGNLTGNAAGSTWTNAANSTLNIARALLATGTLDASASPNTVNYNGSVAQTIKNSSTYYNLIASNAATKTSSGTLTVNNGTVTITGAANLSDNGGTITGTASLTMNGTGIFFIGSGGNPGLNLSGTYNLTSGTVNYNRAGNQNVRSVGVNGPAPSAYYNVTFSGSGLKTLYLGGITVQKDLLISGTAQLDASGSNYPISLYGNWTATSTNANPFVERSGTVSLLGSAQQTVSTVLAGGETFYNLITNNSTPAQAIQLSSPVTVSKNLNLTDGHILTTSTNLLTMDAGSTVTLGSTPQDSSFVKGPMAYTVNSSIGTTKTFPVGKNNDYRPIQVFIDQSNNNVTTYTAEMFNSSARTFGYTLPGTLTWVSDVRYHTVTQSPATALDPNQQVRMYYQCTQNTDFVQDPPNLRIAQWDGATAWIDRAGVVGGPPGLCNGTDYAGDILSGTFNTYNGNKFTLANATGGTNPLPIELLSFDAKPNGNVVDVTWKTSSETNSDYFMVQRSKDGNAFEDVEKIKAAGNSTTTRNYSSTDYDPYSGVSYYRLKQVDKDGKYKYSIMIAVNFSASNGIAVYPNPSSGPFNVSVRANAGDEILIVVRDVLGKEFYSKVVILSNDKEVVAIDPDGKLASGVYIVVASSNDTIYEKKIVIQ, encoded by the coding sequence ATGAAAAGAAAAAAAACAAACAGAAGTTTTCTTTCAGGCACGGGTGTATTCCTGCGCCTCGTTTTCTTTTTTTGTTTTCTCCTGCTGAGTGAAAAAGGTTTTTCCGCCACCTATTACGCTATAGAAACCGGTTCCGGGTTATGGAGCGACCCCACTGCATGGTCAGCCGTTTCCTCTACGGGCGCATCGTGCGGATGCGTTCCCGCAGCAACGGATAACGTAATTATTGAAGGCAAGAACGTGAATAATACCATGACGGTGGATGGAGTTTTTTCCATCACCGATGTAACCATCGGAAGCGGTGGCGGCAACGATAAAAAGTTTGCAACGCTCACCGTGAATGCAGCCGCTTCGCTCACCATGACCGGTGATTTGCAAATAAACGTTGGCAACTCAGGACAAACATATATTCTTGATGCAGGCGGAGGAACCATTAATGTAAACGGAACTTTTTCTTATTGGGGAACAGGAGGACAGGATAATATTACTATTTCCACCGGCACCATCACATTTGTTCCCGTTGTAAACCTTACCGGTGGCGGGCAGAATATTATTTTCAGCGGGGCGGGAATCATAAATTTCAATAATGATTTTACTTACGCGCTTGACCAGACCAGTTTTGTTACCGTGGCGGGCTCCACCGTAAATTTTGCCGGCAACTACACGCAGAACTCCAAGAACATGACCTTTAATGCTGCGTCAATTGAAAACTTTACGGTCACAGGAAAAACAATTACTCCCAATAAAAATATTTTCTTTGGAATCGTGAACATTGCAAGCAGCGTAACTACCACGCTTGCTTCCGCTGCGGGGCAAACAGAAGTTCAGGGCAACTTCACGCTTAATTCAAGTGCAGCATTCACCGCCAACGCATGGACCACTTGCGCAGGAGGCAATGCGCTGAAATGTTTTTATGTGCTGGGAGATGTTACGCTGAACTCCGGTTCCACTTTCACGCTGAATGAAAACATGAAAATAGCCGGCAACTGGACAAACAATGGCGCAACTTTTTCCGGAGGAGGAAATGAAGTTACGTTTGAGGGCTTCGGAATTTCTATTGGAGGAACTTCTGCCACCACTTTTCCCACACTGAATATTGGAGACAAGGTAAACAATATTAACGTAACGCTTAACCAGAATTGCACCTGCTCTTACCTGGTGATGGATGCGGATAACAGCGTACGAACATTAACCTTTGGTCCTTCCAATCCCACCATGACGGTAACCAATGATGTTACCATTAATCAGCCCACAGGGGGATTTACTGATTTACTGGATGTGGCGGGAGGAACGCTTACGGTGAACGGCAATCTTGTTTTTGCGGGGAACAATAATACTACTAACCGCATAGGCAAATTAAATGTATCAAGCGGCACTTTCACGCTCAGCGGAAATGTAACCTGGATGGCAAATGCAGTGGAAGCCACCGAAGTAATTTCTCTCGGAAGCGGAAGCATGACCTTTGCCAATTCGCTGAGCATGCCGCAGCAATCAGGAACGTTTAACATTACCGGAAGCGGAACAGTAAACTTTAACGGAGCCGCTGCGCCATCTTTCGATTTAAATCAAACGAGCGGAGGAGTTCCCAATGCTGTATTCAGCAACTCATTCGGTTCAACAATTAATTTTAATAACGGATTCAGAAATGCGAATGCAGCAGTGGTTCTTGCCGATGGAAGCACTGCCGTATTTACCGGCAGCGGAACGGTTACTCCTTCAGCCGCCATCACGTTCGGCAATGTTCAAATCAATGCAGCGTCAACAGTAACACTTGCAGGAAATATTTCTGTAACCGATAACTGGACTAATCTCGGAGGAACATTTACTCCCGGAACAAACACAGTTACATTTAACGGAACTGCCGCGCAAACAATTACCAAAGCAGGAGGAGAAATATTTTACAGCGTTACATCAAATTGCACAGGTCCGGTCACACTTGCTAATGACGTAACGGTTACCAATACGCTCACCATGACTGCGGGCAATTACAATTTGAACGGAAAAACTCTTACGCTTGGCAATGCGGCTGCTTCTTCAACACTGTCTTATACTAATGGTATTGCGTATGGAGGCACATTCCGCAGGTCGTGGGTTTCAGGAACAGCAGTTACCAGCACCAACTATGGTTTATTTCCTGTTGGAACTTCCACCGATTACAGGCCTGTTAAAATTTACAGCGGCACTCCAACGGCTAACGCATATATATCGGCTACGCATACGGATGCCATTTCTTCCACCGATGTTTCTTTCAACGAACCGCCTTTGGTGATGCGTGTACACAATATGAAATCCACCCTTTCTTATTCGGCAAATCCCGGAGGCACCTATAGTATAGATGTTTATTTTACCGCATTATCCAGTATAGGAACTACCTCCGATATGCGCCTGATGACCTATACCGGAGCAGTTGTTGGAGCAAAAGGAACGCATGCCGCTGCCGGTGGAACTGTTTCCGCTCCTATTGGAAAAAGAACTTCACTGGCGGGCGCTGATTTGCAAAACGACTGGGTGATTGGAACCATTAACAGCGACCCTGTTACAGGAACTCCGCTTCGTCAGCCCTATTACTCAATAAAACCTTCGGGCAACTGGAGCGATGCTACTCCAGGCAATGCAACATGGTCGTTTACTTACGGTGGTCCGAGTTGCGATTGTATGCCTACACCTGGAGCATTAGTAGTTGTTACAACAGGAAATCCGGTTATACTTAATGTTGCTGCATCTCCAGATTATCTCATTATAGAAAATGGTTCTAACTTGGTAGGCACATCAAACCTTACTGTGAATTACGATTTGCAGGTTCAGGGCACAGGATATTTTGCACCCACAGGCGGAACATGGGCGGTTACGAAGAATTTGACTTTTACAGGTGGAAGTTCGTCAACAACCACTCCTGCGGCAACCATGACGGTAGGGCAGGAATTAACTATGCCGGTGGGATCCACATTGACTCTCGGTCAAAATTTTTCGGTGAGCGGAAGCGTACTACTTGATGGAACCATTGCAGGCGGAACAAGAACCATCACGCTGAATGGAGTTTCAAAAAACATTAGCGGTGCAGGAAGCGTAACCGGAAGCGGAACCATCAGCGTTACAGGAGATAAAAGTATTCTTTCCGGCTCCATCTTAACATTTGGAAGTTCCACATCTTCTGCCTTTTCAATTGCAGATGCAGTAACCACTGTTACTAATAATGGAACTGTTACCTTATCTGGCAATCTGACCGGAAATGCAGCCGGTTCTACCTGGACGAATGCTGCCAACTCCACATTAAATATTGCGCGTGCATTACTAGCAACGGGCACGCTTGATGCTTCGGCATCGCCCAATACTGTTAATTATAATGGAAGTGTTGCCCAAACAATTAAAAATTCTTCGACCTATTATAATCTTATTGCATCCAATGCAGCAACAAAAACTTCTTCCGGTACGCTCACAGTTAATAACGGTACCGTAACAATAACAGGGGCTGCTAACTTATCAGATAATGGAGGAACAATAACAGGAACAGCCAGTTTGACAATGAATGGTACGGGTATATTTTTTATTGGAAGCGGTGGGAATCCTGGACTCAACTTATCGGGCACCTACAACCTCACAAGCGGAACAGTTAATTATAATCGGGCTGGTAACCAAAATGTAAGAAGCGTAGGAGTAAATGGTCCTGCCCCTTCTGCCTATTATAATGTTACCTTTTCAGGTTCGGGGCTTAAAACTTTATATCTGGGTGGTATTACCGTTCAAAAAGATTTACTTATTTCAGGAACAGCACAACTTGATGCAAGCGGATCAAACTATCCGATTTCCCTGTATGGAAACTGGACAGCAACAAGCACCAATGCAAATCCCTTTGTAGAACGCAGCGGAACAGTATCGTTATTAGGTTCTGCCCAGCAAACTGTTTCCACTGTTCTTGCGGGAGGAGAAACATTTTATAATCTTATAACAAACAATTCAACTCCTGCGCAGGCAATTCAATTATCTTCTCCTGTTACAGTTTCAAAGAATTTAAATCTCACCGATGGGCATATTCTCACTACTTCAACTAATTTACTTACGATGGATGCTGGCTCTACTGTTACACTGGGTTCAACTCCACAAGACAGCAGTTTTGTAAAAGGTCCCATGGCGTATACTGTTAACTCAAGCATTGGAACTACTAAAACTTTTCCAGTTGGAAAAAATAATGATTACCGGCCAATACAAGTATTCATTGACCAATCAAATAATAATGTAACCACCTACACTGCTGAAATGTTTAACAGTTCGGCAAGAACTTTTGGTTATACATTGCCCGGCACACTCACATGGGTTTCTGATGTGAGATACCACACCGTTACGCAATCGCCAGCCACGGCTTTGGACCCGAATCAGCAAGTAAGAATGTATTATCAATGCACTCAGAACACTGATTTTGTGCAAGACCCACCTAATCTTCGCATCGCGCAATGGGATGGAGCAACTGCATGGATTGACAGGGCAGGAGTCGTAGGCGGGCCTCCGGGGTTATGCAACGGAACGGATTATGCTGGAGATATTTTATCCGGAACTTTTAACACATACAACGGAAATAAATTTACTTTGGCAAATGCTACCGGAGGAACAAATCCTCTTCCCATTGAACTGCTCTCATTCGATGCAAAGCCGAATGGAAATGTGGTGGACGTTACCTGGAAAACTTCTTCTGAAACAAACAGCGATTATTTTATGGTGCAGCGCTCGAAAGATGGAAATGCTTTTGAAGATGTGGAAAAAATTAAGGCGGCTGGCAACAGCACCACTACCCGAAATTATTCTTCTACCGATTATGACCCTTATAGCGGTGTTTCCTATTACAGGTTAAAACAGGTTGATAAAGACGGAAAGTATAAATATAGTATAATGATTGCCGTTAATTTTTCCGCAAGCAATGGCATTGCAGTATATCCTAATCCTTCCAGCGGCCCGTTCAATGTAAGCGTAAGAGCCAATGCTGGCGATGAAATTCTTATTGTTGTTCGTGATGTGCTTGGAAAAGAATTTTATTCCAAGGTAGTTATTCTTTCAAACGATAAGGAAGTAGTAGCCATTGACCCTGACGGAAAACTTGCTTCTGGTGTTTATATTGTTGTTGCATCTTCTAACGATACTATTTACGAAAAGAAAATTGTGATTCAGTAA